A part of Aegilops tauschii subsp. strangulata cultivar AL8/78 chromosome 2, Aet v6.0, whole genome shotgun sequence genomic DNA contains:
- the LOC109769438 gene encoding uncharacterized protein — MHASARFSSSFASSRKAISDAVARSSYRPLCGKKHLGSLSAQDPPKVQKRLTKEERRAKVEEFVENYRASHEGKFPSATYVRKQVGGSYYVSWALLQELEYNSRLRSDVRDASFNSTRDVGTSFEGIKEETDLPEVHKRMTKEERRARVEEFVENFRASHEGKFPHATYVRQQVGGSYYTVLALLQELEYNSRLKNDVRNASFSSENFKEKYGLHNIDLSPRVATTNFQGVKEEMAKTSEPLDLNTKPQLPECHGKAGAAKPNLSPTTCLEDKSEPMASDQTENNNMVKAQNLKSPKHAHEASKGANLWGSLKSFAGGLRIFWNNL; from the exons ATGCACGCGTCCGCGCGCTTCTCCTCTTCCTTCGCCTCATCCAGGAAGG CCATTTCTGACGCCGTTGCACGGTCGTCCTATCGGCCTCTCTGTGGGAAGAAGCATCTGGGTTCTCTCTCTGCTCAGGATCCACCCAAAGTCCAGAAGAGATTaacaaaagaagaaagaagggccAAGGTAGAGGAATTTGTTGAAAA TTACAGGGCATCACATGAAGGAAAATTTCCGTCTGCTACATATGTTCGTAAGCAGGTTGGAGGATCCTACTACGTATCATGGGCATTGCTCCAGGAACTGGAGTACAATTCGAGACTGAGGAGTGATGTCAGAGATGCCTCTTTCAACTCAACCAGAGATGTGGGGACCAGCTTCGAGGGCATAAAGGAAGAGACG GATCTACCCGAAGTCCACAAGAGGATGacaaaagaagaaagaagggccAGGGTAGAGGAATTTGTTGAAAA TTTCAGGGCTTCACACGAAGGAAAATTTCCACATGCGACATATGTTCGTCAGCAGGTTGGAGGGTCCTACTATACAGTGCTGGCGTTACTCCAGGAATTGGAGTATAATTCAAGACTCAAGAATGATGTAAGAAATGCCTCTTTCAGCTCAGAAAACTTCAAGGAAAAATACGGGCTCCACAATATCGATCTCTCTCCAAGagttgctactaccaactttcaggGTGTAAAGGAAGAAATG GCTAAAACTTCGGAACCTCTGGATCTAAATACTAAGCCACAACTTCCAGAATGCCATGGTAAAGCTGGAGCTGCCAAGCCAAACTTATCCCCAACAACTTGTTTGGAGGATAAAAGTGAGCCAATGGCATCAGATCAAACTGAAAACAACAATATGGTTAAGGCACAAAACCTCAAGAG CCCTAAGCATGCGCATGAAGCATCGAAAGGGGCAAATCTGTGGGGCAGCCTGAAATCCTTTGCTGGTGGACTCAGGATCTTTTGGAACAATCTGTAA